A genomic region of Oscillatoria sp. FACHB-1407 contains the following coding sequences:
- a CDS encoding glycogen/starch/alpha-glucan phosphorylase yields the protein MNPPIQAPSPQAVRVEDDRTGISIETLKRAFADNLFYIQGKFPAIATCNDHYMALAYTVRDRLLRRWLNTTQAHQKQGKVVGYLSAEFLMGPQLNNNLINLGIYDQVRQAMDEMGINLDDLIEQEEEPGLGNGGLGRLAACFMDSLATLDIPAIGYGIRYEFGIFDQEIRDGWQVEITDKWLRYGNPWEIARTEEAAQVKFGGHTEPYTDEHGRYRVRWIPHQTVMGVPYDTAILGFKTNTANTLRLWKAEAAESFDFAAFNRGDYYGAVDTKIVSENITKVLYPNDEQLRGKQLRLEQQFFFVSCSLQDVIRRHLWGSHPLETLHEKFALQMNDTHPAIAVAELMRLLIDEHCMGWDQAWQITQNTLSYTNHTLLPEALERWGLPLFSSLLPRHLEIIFEINRRFLDTVRLKFPNDMGRVSRLSLIDETGERYVRMANLACVGSHAINGVAALHTELLKETVLKDFYDTFPERFYNKTNGVTPRRWIVLSNPRLTQLISSRIGDNWIKHLDDLRQLEPFADDPGFRQEWGQIKRELKLNLAGHILKTTGLQVNPDSMFDIQVKRIHEYKRQHLNVLHIITLYNRLKQNPDLDIVPRTFIFGGKAAPGYVMAKLMIKFITSVGEVVNQDPDVRDRLKVVFLPDYNVKFGQRVYPAADLSEQISTAGKEASGTGNMKFAMNGALTIGTLDGANIEIREEVGADNFFLFGLNADEVMALKSRGYHPSDYYHSNPDLRAVIDLIASGHFSHGDTNLFCPLLESLLNSDPYMLMADYQFYIDCQAQVSEAYRDRDRWLRMSILNAARTGKFSSDRSIREYCEEIWHAQPVEVQIEEYVQAKAGLME from the coding sequence ATGAATCCGCCTATTCAAGCTCCCTCTCCTCAAGCGGTGCGTGTCGAAGACGATCGCACCGGGATCAGCATCGAAACCCTCAAACGTGCCTTCGCCGATAACCTGTTTTACATTCAGGGCAAGTTTCCGGCGATCGCCACCTGCAATGACCACTACATGGCGTTGGCGTATACCGTGCGCGATCGCCTCTTACGCCGCTGGCTCAACACCACTCAAGCTCATCAGAAACAGGGCAAAGTGGTCGGCTATCTCTCCGCCGAATTTCTCATGGGTCCTCAATTGAATAACAACCTGATCAACCTGGGAATTTATGACCAGGTCAGACAGGCAATGGATGAGATGGGGATCAACCTGGATGACCTGATCGAGCAGGAAGAAGAACCAGGGTTGGGGAATGGCGGTTTGGGTCGCCTCGCCGCGTGTTTCATGGATTCGCTGGCAACGCTAGATATTCCGGCGATCGGCTATGGGATTCGCTATGAGTTCGGCATTTTTGACCAGGAAATTCGAGATGGCTGGCAGGTCGAAATCACCGACAAATGGCTGCGCTATGGCAACCCCTGGGAGATCGCCCGCACCGAAGAAGCCGCTCAGGTGAAGTTTGGGGGGCACACCGAACCCTATACCGACGAACACGGACGCTATCGAGTCCGCTGGATCCCGCATCAAACCGTGATGGGTGTTCCTTACGACACGGCAATTTTAGGATTTAAAACCAATACGGCTAATACGTTGCGGTTGTGGAAAGCGGAGGCGGCTGAATCCTTTGATTTCGCTGCCTTTAACCGGGGAGATTACTATGGAGCGGTTGACACCAAAATTGTCTCTGAGAATATTACCAAAGTGCTCTATCCCAACGATGAGCAACTGCGAGGAAAACAACTGCGGTTAGAGCAACAGTTCTTTTTTGTCTCATGCTCTTTGCAGGATGTGATTCGGCGACACCTGTGGGGTAGTCACCCCTTGGAAACCCTGCACGAAAAGTTTGCCCTCCAGATGAACGACACCCACCCGGCGATCGCCGTAGCTGAGTTGATGCGGCTGTTAATCGATGAGCATTGTATGGGGTGGGATCAGGCGTGGCAGATTACGCAAAATACCCTCAGTTACACGAATCACACGCTGTTACCCGAAGCACTAGAGCGGTGGGGATTACCGCTGTTTAGTAGCTTGCTACCCCGTCATTTAGAAATCATTTTTGAGATTAATCGGCGGTTCCTCGATACCGTTCGTCTCAAGTTTCCCAACGATATGGGTCGGGTCAGCCGACTATCGCTGATTGACGAAACCGGAGAACGCTATGTCCGGATGGCAAACCTCGCCTGTGTCGGTAGTCATGCCATTAATGGCGTGGCTGCGTTGCACACCGAACTACTGAAAGAAACCGTTCTCAAGGATTTCTACGACACCTTCCCCGAACGCTTCTACAACAAAACGAATGGGGTCACGCCGCGCCGCTGGATTGTACTGAGTAACCCTCGTCTGACCCAATTAATCTCTAGCCGCATTGGCGACAACTGGATCAAACACTTAGACGATCTGCGACAACTGGAACCCTTTGCCGACGATCCGGGATTCCGGCAAGAGTGGGGACAGATTAAGCGTGAACTCAAACTCAATCTGGCTGGACATATCCTCAAGACCACCGGATTGCAGGTCAACCCTGACTCCATGTTCGACATTCAGGTCAAGCGGATTCATGAATACAAGCGGCAACACCTGAATGTGTTGCACATCATCACGCTCTACAACCGTTTAAAGCAGAACCCCGACCTCGACATTGTCCCCCGCACCTTCATCTTTGGGGGGAAAGCGGCTCCGGGCTACGTCATGGCGAAGTTGATGATTAAGTTCATCACCTCCGTTGGGGAAGTGGTGAATCAAGACCCCGATGTGCGCGATCGCCTCAAAGTGGTTTTCTTGCCGGACTACAACGTCAAATTTGGTCAGCGAGTATATCCCGCAGCGGATTTGTCTGAGCAGATCTCGACCGCAGGCAAAGAAGCCTCTGGCACAGGCAACATGAAATTTGCCATGAACGGGGCACTCACCATCGGCACCCTGGATGGAGCCAACATCGAGATTCGTGAAGAAGTCGGAGCCGACAATTTCTTCCTATTTGGACTCAATGCAGATGAGGTGATGGCTCTCAAATCACGGGGTTACCATCCCAGCGACTATTACCACTCCAATCCTGACCTGCGGGCAGTGATTGATCTAATTGCCTCTGGGCACTTCTCCCACGGCGACACCAATCTGTTTTGCCCTCTGCTCGAATCCCTACTCAACTCCGACCCCTATATGTTGATGGCAGACTACCAGTTTTATATAGACTGTCAGGCGCAAGTCTCTGAGGCATATCGCGATCGCGATCGCTGGTTACGGATGTCCATCCTGAACGCTGCCCGCACCGGCAAATTCTCCTCCGATCGCTCTATCCGCGAATATTGCGAGGAAATTTGGCACGCCCAACCTGTTGAAGTCCAGATAGAAGAATACGTACAAGCCAAAGCAGGCTTAATGGAATAG
- a CDS encoding histidine phosphatase family protein, which produces MSLKLYLLRHGETTYSRTGGYCGELDPDLTPEGEEMAKGFAETYHTVPWDAVYVSPMKRTIATAKPLCDALGIEMQLRDGLKEIRYGEWEGKTQDFVKENYLDDYIRWMTEPAWNAPTGGETAVEIASRASLVIAEIESKCTNGNVLVVSHKATIRIILCTLLGIDLGRYRDRINALAASVSVVKFTEHGPLLEVLGDRHHIPAHLLAMPGT; this is translated from the coding sequence ATGAGCCTAAAACTGTATCTGCTTCGACATGGCGAAACCACCTATAGCCGTACTGGAGGCTATTGTGGTGAGCTTGATCCCGACCTGACCCCCGAAGGCGAAGAGATGGCAAAAGGCTTTGCCGAAACCTATCACACCGTCCCCTGGGATGCTGTCTATGTCAGCCCGATGAAACGGACGATCGCCACGGCTAAACCTTTGTGTGATGCGTTGGGCATTGAGATGCAGCTGCGAGACGGTTTGAAAGAGATTCGCTATGGCGAGTGGGAGGGCAAAACTCAGGATTTCGTTAAGGAAAACTATCTCGACGACTACATCCGCTGGATGACCGAACCTGCCTGGAATGCACCCACCGGAGGTGAAACCGCTGTCGAGATCGCCAGTCGTGCCTCGTTGGTAATTGCTGAGATCGAAAGTAAATGCACCAACGGAAATGTGCTCGTCGTCTCCCACAAAGCCACCATCCGGATCATTCTCTGTACCCTGTTGGGCATCGACTTAGGACGCTACCGCGATCGCATCAACGCTCTAGCTGCCTCTGTGAGTGTCGTCAAATTTACCGAACACGGTCCTCTGTTGGAAGTACTGGGCGATCGCCACCACATCCCGGCTCATCTGCTAGCCATGCCTGGAACATAA
- a CDS encoding acetate kinase produces the protein MKILVLNAGSSSQKSCLYALNGDLPADPPEPVWEAHIDWTHQQGMAEINVKVAGITLEHELPSTSRTEVTQFMLETLWSGKTQVIENPKEIEIVGHRVVHGGQEYQSSTRVNADVKAAIARLASFAPVHNPANLEGIEVIEQVLGDVPQVAVFDTAFHAHLPPATAVYPIPYKWFEQGIRRYGFHGISHQYCAHRAAQLLNRDLNSLRLITCHLGNGCSLAAIAQGHSIDTTMGFTPLEGLMMGSRSGSVDPGILIHLLRQEGYTADQLDQMLNKESGLKGVSGISADVRRVREADAQGNAQAQLALEVYVHRLRSQIGSLLPALGGLDALVFTAGVGENDAQLRAATCEAFGFLGLTLDPQKNNQKPVDQDIATPDSAVRVLVIHTQEDWAIAQECWKLVH, from the coding sequence ATGAAGATACTCGTTCTCAACGCTGGGTCGAGCAGTCAAAAAAGTTGCCTCTATGCCCTCAATGGTGACCTTCCTGCTGATCCTCCTGAACCCGTGTGGGAAGCCCACATCGATTGGACTCATCAGCAGGGCATGGCAGAGATCAACGTCAAAGTGGCTGGGATCACGTTAGAGCATGAGTTGCCCTCAACCTCCCGCACTGAAGTGACCCAATTCATGCTGGAAACCCTGTGGAGCGGTAAAACCCAAGTCATCGAGAATCCCAAAGAAATCGAAATTGTAGGGCATCGCGTCGTTCATGGCGGGCAAGAATACCAATCGAGTACACGAGTCAACGCGGATGTAAAAGCTGCGATCGCCCGTCTGGCTAGCTTTGCTCCGGTACACAATCCCGCCAACCTGGAAGGTATCGAAGTCATTGAACAGGTGTTGGGAGATGTGCCGCAGGTTGCAGTCTTTGATACGGCGTTTCATGCCCATCTGCCCCCTGCGACTGCCGTTTATCCCATCCCCTACAAGTGGTTTGAGCAAGGAATTCGGCGTTATGGCTTTCATGGCATCAGTCACCAATATTGCGCTCACCGTGCGGCTCAACTGCTGAACCGCGATCTCAACTCACTACGGCTGATTACCTGCCATTTAGGGAACGGGTGTTCCTTAGCAGCGATCGCCCAAGGACACAGTATAGACACCACCATGGGCTTCACCCCATTAGAAGGATTGATGATGGGAAGCCGTTCCGGTTCGGTCGATCCGGGGATCTTGATTCACCTGTTGCGTCAGGAGGGATATACCGCAGACCAACTCGACCAGATGCTGAACAAAGAATCAGGCTTAAAAGGGGTTTCGGGTATTTCTGCCGATGTGCGTCGCGTGCGAGAGGCAGATGCTCAAGGGAACGCGCAAGCCCAACTGGCTCTGGAGGTATATGTGCATCGATTGCGATCGCAGATTGGTTCCCTCTTACCTGCTCTGGGTGGGCTCGATGCCCTCGTGTTTACCGCTGGTGTAGGTGAAAACGATGCTCAACTGCGAGCCGCGACCTGCGAGGCGTTTGGCTTCCTGGGCTTAACCCTTGACCCGCAGAAGAACAACCAAAAACCTGTGGATCAGGATATCGCCACCCCCGATTCTGCCGTTCGGGTGCTGGTCATCCACACACAAGAGGATTGGGCGATCGCTCAGGAATGTTGGAAATTGGTTCATTAA
- a CDS encoding transaldolase, translating to MSNLLDQLREMTIVVADTGDIQAIEQFTPRDATTNPSLITAAAQMPQYREIVDQTLLTAKADLGAGASDEQIATLAFDRLAVAFGLKILKIIPGRVSTEVDARLSYDTEATVAKAHDLIAQYEAAGVGRDRVLIKIASTWEGIKAAEILEKEGIHCNLTLLFGLHQAIACAEAGVTLISPFVGRILDWYKKETGRDSYPPAEDPGVLSVTKIYNYYKKFGYKTEVMGASFRNAGEITELAGCDLLTISPALLAELKSTTGDLPRKLDPSKAADLPIDKIDMNEAVFAEMHASDRMASEKLEEGINGFTKALVTLETLLSDRLKRLEGEDTVTHAAEDIFHVYDLDGDGFITREEWLGSDAVFDALDVNKDGKITPEEMGSGLGALLRLATAQ from the coding sequence ATGTCCAACTTGCTTGACCAACTGCGGGAAATGACAATTGTGGTTGCCGACACAGGCGATATTCAGGCGATCGAGCAATTTACCCCCCGTGATGCAACCACCAACCCTTCGTTGATTACCGCTGCGGCTCAAATGCCGCAATACCGCGAAATCGTCGATCAAACCCTGCTTACTGCAAAAGCAGACTTGGGGGCAGGTGCCAGTGATGAACAAATTGCGACCTTAGCCTTTGATCGGTTGGCAGTGGCATTTGGACTCAAAATTCTCAAGATTATTCCCGGTCGCGTCTCCACCGAAGTGGATGCCCGTCTGTCCTACGATACGGAAGCAACCGTCGCCAAAGCCCATGACCTGATTGCCCAATACGAAGCCGCAGGGGTGGGTCGCGATCGCGTTCTCATCAAAATCGCCTCTACATGGGAAGGCATCAAAGCCGCTGAAATCCTTGAAAAAGAAGGAATTCACTGCAACCTGACGCTGTTGTTTGGGCTACATCAAGCGATCGCCTGTGCCGAAGCCGGAGTAACGCTGATCTCTCCCTTTGTCGGGCGCATTCTCGACTGGTACAAAAAAGAAACCGGACGCGACAGCTACCCACCCGCTGAAGATCCGGGCGTTCTCTCCGTCACCAAAATCTACAACTACTACAAAAAGTTTGGCTACAAGACCGAGGTGATGGGAGCGAGCTTCCGCAATGCAGGCGAGATCACCGAATTGGCAGGTTGCGATCTGCTGACGATTTCTCCAGCCTTGTTAGCCGAGTTGAAATCCACCACAGGCGACCTGCCTCGTAAACTCGACCCCTCTAAAGCGGCTGACCTCCCAATCGACAAGATCGATATGAATGAGGCTGTGTTTGCTGAGATGCACGCCAGCGATCGCATGGCATCTGAGAAATTAGAGGAAGGGATCAACGGTTTCACCAAAGCCCTCGTGACGCTGGAGACGTTGTTGAGCGATCGCCTCAAGCGACTAGAAGGAGAAGACACCGTTACCCATGCGGCTGAAGATATCTTCCACGTCTATGACCTGGATGGCGACGGCTTCATCACGCGTGAGGAATGGCTGGGTAGCGACGCCGTATTTGACGCATTGGATGTCAACAAAGACGGTAAAATCACCCCTGAAGAAATGGGATCTGGGCTAGGTGCGTTGCTACGTTTGGCAACTGCCCAGTAA
- a CDS encoding AP2/ERF family transcription factor, translated as MGISRIEQPEKKHFGYYVRLMWRGKQYAKFFSDKKYGGKQKALKAAEKYFDELDEQMPLDSQVGRMSVRNTSGIVGVSRTKSASRGHRYEYWQARWGSGDNRKSAKFSIHKYGEEKAKQLAIEARQQWEKEAGVE; from the coding sequence GTGGGTATTAGTCGCATTGAGCAACCAGAAAAAAAGCACTTCGGCTATTACGTCCGATTGATGTGGCGAGGCAAGCAATACGCAAAATTCTTTTCGGATAAGAAGTATGGCGGCAAACAAAAGGCACTCAAAGCGGCTGAGAAGTATTTTGATGAGCTAGACGAGCAGATGCCGCTCGATTCCCAGGTGGGGCGAATGAGTGTCCGTAATACCAGTGGCATCGTTGGTGTCAGCCGCACCAAGTCTGCTAGCCGAGGGCATCGCTACGAATATTGGCAAGCTCGTTGGGGCAGTGGCGACAACCGCAAGAGTGCCAAGTTCTCCATTCACAAATATGGGGAAGAAAAGGCGAAACAGCTTGCCATTGAAGCTCGCCAACAATGGGAAAAAGAAGCAGGCGTCGAATAG
- a CDS encoding 4-hydroxybenzoate solanesyltransferase, whose protein sequence is MLSEQPSQPESTWMKIVRLLRWDKPAGRLILMIPALWAVVLASRGNPPPILIGVIILGTLATSAAGCVVNDLWDRNIDPKVQRTRNRPLASRALSVNTGIVAVVVSLLCAWGLSLYLNPLSFWLCVAAVPVILLYPGAKRVFPVPQLVLAIAWGFAVLISWSAVTASLEPATGYLWAATVLWTLGFDTVYAMADREDDRRIGVKSSALFFGSRAADAVGLFFLGTVLLLAMTGVVLELGVGFWLSLVLGAIAWAWHYLQLRPRNPHPATYGRIFRQNVWIGFLILIGMVLGTFHLAA, encoded by the coding sequence ATGTTGTCTGAACAGCCGTCTCAACCCGAATCAACCTGGATGAAGATCGTTCGCCTTTTACGGTGGGACAAGCCCGCCGGACGGCTCATTCTCATGATTCCCGCGTTGTGGGCAGTGGTGCTAGCGTCGCGGGGCAATCCACCACCGATTTTGATTGGGGTAATCATCCTGGGAACGTTGGCAACCAGTGCGGCTGGATGTGTGGTGAATGACCTGTGGGATCGCAACATTGACCCCAAAGTGCAACGCACGCGCAACCGTCCGCTTGCGTCACGAGCCCTGTCAGTCAACACAGGTATTGTAGCTGTGGTGGTGTCGTTGCTCTGTGCCTGGGGGTTGTCGCTCTACCTGAATCCGTTGAGTTTTTGGCTGTGTGTGGCAGCGGTGCCCGTGATTCTGTTATATCCAGGGGCAAAGCGTGTGTTTCCCGTGCCGCAGTTGGTGCTGGCGATCGCCTGGGGATTTGCGGTGCTGATCAGTTGGTCGGCTGTAACTGCCTCGCTGGAGCCTGCCACTGGCTACCTCTGGGCGGCCACTGTGTTGTGGACGTTGGGATTTGACACTGTGTATGCGATGGCAGATCGAGAGGACGATCGCCGTATCGGGGTAAAATCTAGCGCACTGTTTTTTGGCTCCCGCGCCGCTGATGCGGTGGGCTTGTTCTTCCTGGGAACGGTTTTGCTGCTGGCGATGACGGGAGTGGTGCTGGAACTGGGGGTAGGATTTTGGCTATCCCTGGTGTTGGGGGCGATCGCCTGGGCATGGCATTACTTGCAACTGCGTCCTCGAAATCCTCACCCTGCGACCTATGGACGCATCTTTCGGCAAAATGTCTGGATTGGCTTTCTAATCCTCATTGGCATGGTGTTAGGCACTTTCCACCTGGCAGCCTGA
- a CDS encoding ParA family protein, with the protein MIITVASFKGGVGKTTTAIHLAAYLQNQAETLLIDADPNRSASGWANRGKLPFEVVDEWRSPQRMRHYDHVVIDTQARPVQDELELLADGCDLLILPTTPDVLALEALVLTLEYLNTIGANRYRILLTIIPPKPSRDGEQVRAMLVETGLPVFATGIRRYSAFQKAAQAGMLVHQVKDPRAMEGWQDYLQVGQELVKGSGEWDMGSGA; encoded by the coding sequence ATGATCATCACGGTTGCCAGCTTTAAAGGTGGTGTTGGTAAAACGACAACAGCGATTCATCTTGCGGCTTATCTGCAAAACCAGGCAGAGACGCTGTTGATTGATGCTGATCCCAACCGTTCGGCGTCGGGTTGGGCAAACCGGGGCAAACTGCCGTTTGAGGTGGTAGATGAGTGGCGATCGCCCCAACGGATGCGTCACTACGACCATGTGGTGATCGATACTCAAGCCCGCCCGGTGCAGGACGAGTTAGAACTGCTGGCAGATGGCTGTGACCTGTTAATTTTGCCAACGACACCGGATGTGCTGGCATTAGAAGCTCTCGTTTTAACCCTGGAATACCTCAATACCATTGGAGCAAACCGCTATCGCATTCTGTTGACCATCATTCCCCCAAAGCCAAGCCGCGACGGGGAGCAGGTCAGAGCGATGTTAGTCGAAACGGGTCTGCCTGTTTTTGCTACAGGAATTCGGCGATACTCCGCCTTTCAAAAAGCTGCACAGGCAGGCATGTTAGTCCATCAGGTCAAAGACCCACGAGCCATGGAGGGATGGCAAGATTATCTCCAGGTCGGGCAGGAATTGGTCAAAGGAAGTGGGGAGTGGGACATGGGGAGTGGAGCGTAG
- a CDS encoding Ppx/GppA phosphatase family protein has translation MINLVYESRDALPNSSPDLERDRILAAIDVGTNSIHMVVVQVQPKLPSFTIIAREKTTVRLGDRNKATGELTPEAMERAINALKRCQEIAKSLNVEEIVAVATSAVRESPNGRAFLQQVEEDLGLIINLISGQEEARRIYLGVLSGMEFQNQPHAIIDIGGGSTELILGDSNEPRSLSSTKVGAVRLTSELITTDPISNSEFQYLQAYVRGMLERPVEELQAQLKPGETFRMVGTSGTIETLAVLHARDKFGTAPTPLNGYQMSLRDLREIVNRLRKLNYTERSLLPGMSERRSEIILAGALILQEAMGLLGAESITICERSLREGVVVDWMLTHGLIEDRLRFQSSIRQRSVIKTAQKYQVNLEHAERVARFALSLFDQLQGVLHGWSEEERELLWAAAILHNSGHFVSHSSHHKHSYYLIRNGELLGYTEVEVETIANLARYHRKNCPKKKHENYRNITSKKHRKVVEQLNPLLRFAVALDRRQIGAVQQVRCDYQPEAQQLHLHLQATDPADDCALELWSLDYKKGCFEEEFHVKLISSLENQPVSVQSGQ, from the coding sequence ATGATCAATTTGGTCTATGAAAGCAGAGACGCTCTGCCGAACTCTTCACCTGATTTAGAACGCGATCGCATCCTTGCCGCGATCGACGTGGGTACGAATTCCATTCACATGGTCGTGGTTCAGGTTCAGCCTAAACTGCCGAGCTTCACGATCATTGCTCGCGAAAAGACAACTGTTCGTTTGGGCGATCGCAACAAAGCCACGGGTGAGCTGACCCCGGAGGCCATGGAGCGGGCAATCAACGCACTCAAACGCTGTCAGGAGATCGCCAAAAGCCTCAATGTCGAGGAGATTGTCGCCGTTGCCACCAGTGCGGTGCGCGAATCACCCAATGGGCGGGCGTTTCTGCAACAGGTCGAGGAGGATCTGGGCTTAATCATTAACCTGATCTCAGGACAGGAAGAAGCCCGTCGCATCTATTTAGGCGTATTGTCGGGGATGGAGTTTCAAAATCAGCCCCACGCCATTATCGACATCGGGGGTGGCTCCACTGAGCTGATTTTGGGAGATAGTAACGAACCGCGATCGCTCAGCAGCACGAAAGTCGGAGCCGTACGCCTCACCTCAGAGTTGATTACCACTGATCCCATTAGCAATAGTGAATTTCAATACCTGCAAGCCTACGTGCGGGGTATGTTGGAGCGACCAGTAGAGGAATTGCAGGCACAACTCAAACCGGGCGAAACATTTCGCATGGTGGGCACCTCTGGCACCATTGAAACGCTGGCAGTACTCCATGCCAGAGACAAGTTTGGCACCGCACCCACTCCGCTGAATGGCTATCAAATGAGCCTGCGCGACTTGCGCGAGATTGTCAATCGGTTACGGAAGCTGAACTACACGGAGCGATCGCTGCTGCCGGGGATGTCGGAACGACGCTCTGAGATTATTCTGGCAGGGGCACTGATCCTGCAAGAAGCAATGGGGTTGTTGGGAGCCGAGTCCATCACGATCTGTGAGCGATCGCTGCGAGAAGGGGTCGTCGTCGATTGGATGCTCACCCATGGCTTGATTGAAGATCGCCTGCGGTTTCAAAGCTCCATTCGGCAGCGCAGTGTGATCAAAACAGCGCAGAAGTATCAAGTGAATCTGGAACATGCTGAACGAGTTGCCCGCTTTGCGCTAAGTTTGTTCGATCAGTTGCAGGGCGTGTTGCATGGGTGGAGTGAAGAGGAGCGTGAACTCCTGTGGGCTGCCGCTATCCTGCACAACAGTGGTCACTTTGTCAGCCATTCGTCACACCACAAACATTCCTATTACCTGATTCGCAACGGCGAGTTGTTGGGTTACACCGAAGTTGAAGTCGAGACGATCGCCAACCTCGCTCGCTATCACCGTAAGAACTGCCCTAAAAAGAAGCACGAAAACTACCGCAACATTACCAGCAAAAAGCATCGCAAGGTCGTTGAACAACTCAACCCTCTATTGCGATTTGCCGTAGCTCTGGATCGACGACAGATTGGCGCAGTCCAGCAGGTGCGCTGCGACTATCAACCCGAAGCTCAACAACTGCACCTGCATTTGCAGGCGACCGATCCGGCGGATGATTGTGCTCTGGAACTGTGGAGCCTGGATTACAAGAAGGGCTGTTTTGAAGAGGAGTTTCACGTCAAGTTGATCTCTTCCCTGGAAAATCAACCTGTCTCTGTGCAGAGTGGTCAGTAG
- the pgeF gene encoding peptidoglycan editing factor PgeF encodes MHTWHWQTWQDLPYLTCSLLNSFPHGFFTQQCSPRPPAELIEAVQPQVEVYRVRQVHGNAVLTPTEIDSALQQTTESVPETETVELPPADGLLTERGAQAVWVCTADCVPALIADIKTGQVAAVHAGWRGTAQEIVPQAIARLQQQGSQLEDLRVALGPAIAGEVYQVSTTVAAQVGATVVKEVVADTNADVDRVLDALNQLPDSPLLRDPEPGRARLDVRRVNALQLEQLGLAPEQIAIAPYCTYQHADYFFSYRRDRLKKVQWSGIVSTGD; translated from the coding sequence ATGCATACCTGGCACTGGCAGACCTGGCAAGACCTCCCTTATCTTACGTGCAGTTTGTTAAATTCCTTTCCGCATGGATTTTTTACGCAACAATGTTCCCCACGTCCCCCGGCAGAGTTGATTGAGGCAGTGCAACCCCAGGTTGAGGTCTATCGTGTCCGTCAGGTTCATGGAAATGCCGTTCTCACGCCCACTGAAATTGATTCGGCATTGCAACAGACCACAGAATCTGTTCCAGAGACAGAAACCGTTGAGTTGCCTCCTGCGGATGGGTTGCTGACCGAACGAGGCGCACAAGCGGTTTGGGTGTGTACGGCAGACTGTGTGCCTGCGTTAATTGCTGATATTAAAACAGGGCAGGTGGCGGCCGTTCATGCGGGATGGCGGGGTACGGCTCAGGAGATTGTGCCCCAGGCGATCGCCCGATTGCAGCAACAGGGCAGCCAACTCGAAGACCTGCGGGTGGCATTGGGTCCAGCGATCGCCGGAGAAGTTTACCAAGTCTCTACCACCGTTGCGGCTCAAGTGGGAGCCACCGTCGTGAAAGAGGTGGTCGCTGACACTAACGCCGATGTAGATCGGGTATTAGATGCCCTGAACCAGTTACCGGACTCCCCCCTGTTAAGGGACCCTGAACCGGGACGTGCACGTCTGGATGTACGACGGGTCAACGCCTTACAACTAGAGCAATTGGGACTTGCCCCAGAGCAGATTGCGATCGCCCCCTATTGCACCTATCAGCACGCCGACTACTTCTTCTCCTATCGACGCGATCGCCTTAAGAAGGTGCAGTGGTCAGGCATTGTGAGCACAGGGGATTGA